The Mesorhizobium loti genome includes a region encoding these proteins:
- a CDS encoding anion transporter, giving the protein MTLMGAAALLILVLTYAGVAIGRIPGLRLDRAGIALLGGAAMIAIGALSMEDAYRAINFDTITLLLGMMIVVAHLKVSGAFRGLGAIAIEHAHAPFMLLVMVTLLTGVLSAFLVNDAICLVMAPIVVHVTRVIKRNPIPYLIATATASNCGSVATITGNPQNMVIGALSGISYPAFSAALAPVALFGLVAVVIIIRIVYRAEFARTVQLTPEVSRGRMHRGQVLKAVVVCVGLAIAFFAGVPVAKAALIGGAILLLTRAIKPERIYREIDGPLLFMFAGLFVVVAGAEKTLLTSDMIASARNLGLDDVWRLSGFTAVLSNIMSNVPAVLALRPFIPGLENPERAWLVVAMSSTLAGNFTLLGSVANLIVAEQARAAGTPLSFGAFFKVGLPLTLITLAAGTAWLAFGF; this is encoded by the coding sequence ATGACATTGATGGGCGCGGCGGCACTGCTGATCCTGGTCCTGACTTACGCCGGCGTCGCGATCGGCCGCATCCCCGGCCTGCGCCTCGACCGGGCGGGGATCGCGCTGCTCGGCGGCGCCGCGATGATCGCCATCGGCGCGCTCAGCATGGAGGATGCCTACCGGGCGATCAATTTCGACACCATCACTCTTCTGCTGGGCATGATGATCGTGGTGGCGCATCTGAAAGTGTCGGGCGCCTTTCGCGGCCTTGGCGCCATTGCCATCGAGCACGCCCACGCGCCCTTCATGCTTTTGGTGATGGTGACGCTGCTGACCGGCGTGCTGTCGGCCTTCCTGGTCAACGACGCCATCTGCCTTGTCATGGCGCCGATCGTCGTCCACGTCACCCGTGTGATCAAGCGCAACCCGATCCCCTATCTGATCGCCACCGCCACCGCGTCGAATTGCGGCAGCGTCGCCACCATCACCGGCAATCCGCAAAACATGGTCATCGGCGCGCTGTCGGGCATTTCCTATCCGGCCTTTTCGGCGGCGCTCGCTCCGGTCGCCCTGTTCGGTCTCGTCGCGGTCGTCATCATCATCCGCATCGTCTACCGGGCCGAATTCGCCCGCACGGTCCAACTGACGCCCGAGGTTTCGCGTGGCCGCATGCATAGAGGGCAGGTGCTGAAGGCGGTGGTGGTCTGCGTCGGACTGGCAATCGCCTTCTTCGCCGGCGTGCCAGTCGCCAAGGCCGCGCTCATCGGCGGCGCCATCCTCCTGCTCACCCGTGCCATCAAGCCGGAACGCATCTACCGCGAGATCGACGGTCCGTTGCTGTTCATGTTCGCCGGTCTGTTCGTGGTTGTCGCCGGCGCCGAAAAGACACTTCTCACATCAGACATGATCGCCTCGGCAAGGAACCTCGGGCTGGATGATGTCTGGCGGCTGTCCGGCTTCACCGCGGTGCTCTCCAACATCATGAGCAATGTCCCGGCCGTGCTGGCGCTCCGGCCCTTCATACCCGGTCTCGAAAATCCCGAGCGCGCCTGGCTGGTCGTCGCCATGAGCTCGACGCTGGCCGGCAATTTCACGCTGCTGGGTTCGGTCGCCAACCTGATCGTCGCCGAACAGGCACGGGCCGCCGGTACGCCGCTGTCATTCGGCGCTTTCTTCAAGGTCGGCTTGCCGCTGACGCTGATAACGCTGGCGGCCGGCACCGCATGGTTGGCGTTTGGGTTCTAG
- a CDS encoding ETC complex I subunit, with protein sequence MSARIFSPAKTAMQSGKAKTGHWVLEFDPEMRKKIDPLMGYTTSGDMRSQIRLTFDTREEAVAYAEKEGLAFRVEEPKETKRRQISYAENFRYDRRTPWTH encoded by the coding sequence ATGTCCGCGCGCATTTTCAGCCCAGCCAAAACCGCGATGCAGTCCGGCAAGGCCAAGACCGGCCACTGGGTGCTGGAATTCGACCCCGAGATGCGCAAGAAGATCGACCCGCTGATGGGCTACACCACGTCGGGCGACATGAGAAGTCAGATCAGGCTCACCTTCGACACCAGGGAAGAGGCGGTGGCCTACGCCGAAAAGGAGGGGCTCGCCTTTCGCGTCGAAGAGCCGAAAGAGACCAAGCGCCGCCAGATTTCCTATGCGGAGAATTTCCGCTATGACCGCAGGACGCCCTGGACGCATTGA
- a CDS encoding RNA polymerase sigma factor, protein MPAVLTAVPSAASDDMQLVRRALARDGDAFRSIIKTHNQRLYRIARGVVRNDSEAEDIVQEAYVKAFAHLDAFRGDSSLATWLSRIVINEALGRLRKRRRTVALPENPQAEIIRFPLNPSDDPERTMAQRQILQLVERATDSLPDVYRTVFVARVIEGLSIEETADLLGVRPQTVKTRLHRARTLVRKALDDQIGPVLLDAFPFAGRRCERLTSAVMQRLGLES, encoded by the coding sequence ATGCCTGCTGTGTTGACGGCCGTGCCTTCTGCTGCGTCAGACGACATGCAGCTCGTCCGGCGGGCGCTGGCACGTGACGGCGATGCCTTCCGCAGCATCATCAAGACACACAATCAGCGGCTCTACCGGATCGCGCGCGGCGTCGTGCGCAATGACAGCGAGGCCGAGGACATCGTCCAGGAGGCCTACGTCAAGGCCTTCGCCCATCTCGATGCGTTTCGCGGCGATTCCTCGCTTGCCACATGGCTGTCGCGGATCGTCATCAACGAGGCGCTCGGCCGCCTGCGCAAAAGGCGCAGAACTGTTGCACTGCCGGAAAATCCGCAAGCCGAGATCATCCGGTTCCCTCTCAACCCCAGCGACGATCCGGAGCGGACGATGGCGCAACGGCAGATCCTGCAACTGGTCGAACGGGCCACAGACAGCCTTCCCGATGTCTACCGGACGGTGTTCGTGGCGCGGGTGATCGAGGGGCTGAGCATCGAAGAGACCGCCGATCTTCTCGGCGTGCGGCCGCAAACCGTCAAGACGAGGCTGCACCGCGCCCGCACCCTGGTGCGCAAGGCGCTGGACGACCAGATCGGGCCGGTGCTGCTCGATGCCTTCCCCTTCGCCGGCCGACGTTGCGAAAGGCTGACCAGCGCCGTCATGCAGCGACTCGGGCTCGAAAGCTGA
- a CDS encoding crotonase/enoyl-CoA hydratase family protein has product MTDLVLNETRDGIAILTLNRPEKLNALNYALIDRLLAALDDIEVDDGVRAVILTGAGERAFSAGGDIPEFAASVALGVDVAMRDFVIRGQRLTARLEAFRKPIIAAVNGIAFGGGCEITEAVPLAIASDRALFAKPEINLAMPPTFGGTQRLPRLAGRKRALELLLTGDWFPPPRALELGLVNEVVTHAELMPAAIGLARRILRHSDLAIASILTAVARGLNQSIAEGLLVEAEQFARMAPTADLREGLDAWIARREPGYDGSWTHISRPDEARRVSLALDQGATTKRPFMLG; this is encoded by the coding sequence ATGACCGATCTTGTCCTCAACGAAACCAGGGATGGGATTGCCATCCTCACCCTCAACCGGCCGGAGAAACTCAACGCGCTGAACTATGCCCTGATCGATCGCCTGCTTGCGGCTCTCGACGACATTGAAGTCGACGACGGCGTTCGGGCGGTCATTCTCACCGGAGCAGGGGAGCGGGCGTTTTCGGCGGGCGGCGACATCCCCGAGTTCGCGGCCAGTGTGGCGCTTGGCGTCGATGTCGCGATGCGGGACTTCGTTATACGCGGGCAGCGGCTGACGGCGAGGCTGGAGGCCTTCCGCAAGCCCATCATCGCTGCCGTCAACGGCATTGCCTTTGGCGGCGGCTGCGAAATCACCGAGGCCGTGCCGCTCGCCATCGCCAGTGACCGTGCTTTGTTCGCCAAGCCGGAAATCAACCTGGCAATGCCGCCGACCTTTGGCGGAACGCAACGCCTGCCAAGGCTTGCCGGGCGCAAGCGGGCGCTCGAACTGCTGTTGACGGGCGACTGGTTTCCGCCGCCGCGGGCGCTTGAGCTGGGTCTCGTCAACGAGGTTGTGACGCATGCCGAGCTGATGCCGGCCGCGATCGGCCTGGCCAGGCGTATCCTGCGGCACTCCGATCTGGCGATCGCCAGCATCCTCACGGCGGTGGCGCGCGGCCTCAACCAGAGCATCGCCGAAGGCCTGCTGGTCGAGGCCGAGCAGTTCGCCCGCATGGCCCCGACCGCCGATCTGCGCGAAGGGCTGGATGCCTGGATCGCACGCCGCGAGCCGGGCTATGACGGCTCGTGGACGCACATCAGCCGGCCGGATGAGGCCAGGCGGGTCTCATTGGCGCTGGATCAGGGCGCCACCACCAAGCGGCCTTTCATGTTGGGGTGA
- a CDS encoding type II toxin-antitoxin system VapC family toxin, translating to MIAVDTSALMAIMLDEPQADACMAVLEAENDLLISAGTVAEALIVAAHRGVGAEMSGLIDGLGFEVVAVTPASARRIAEAYAQWGKGIHPAALNFGDCFSYEVAKEHACRLLYVGADFSKTDIEGVY from the coding sequence ATGATCGCTGTCGACACCTCGGCGCTAATGGCGATCATGCTCGATGAACCGCAGGCCGACGCCTGCATGGCCGTGCTCGAAGCCGAGAACGACCTCCTGATTTCCGCCGGCACTGTCGCCGAGGCGCTGATCGTGGCGGCCCATCGTGGCGTCGGTGCCGAGATGTCTGGCCTGATTGACGGGCTTGGTTTCGAAGTGGTGGCAGTGACGCCGGCGTCAGCCCGGCGCATCGCCGAGGCCTACGCGCAGTGGGGCAAGGGTATCCATCCCGCCGCGCTCAATTTCGGCGATTGTTTCTCCTATGAAGTGGCGAAGGAGCACGCTTGCCGCCTACTTTATGTCGGAGCCGATTTTTCCAAGACCGACATCGAAGGTGTTTATTGA
- a CDS encoding glycosyltransferase family 25 protein, producing the protein MSHKVCWKIIADGDDAFGAIFEDDILLSEVAGPILSDDGWVPADADIVKLETYLKKTVIAMKRTSVGGPFSVARLYGFHIGSAGYILSKRAARDLITRSLDAPADHFIFDPSLPTSSSKAIYQLLPALCVQHDRVREKTPGLTSLLGEERLVKSGANSAAKRSPTEKLVVETRRIGRQIFDICRFRREQTISLA; encoded by the coding sequence ATGAGCCACAAGGTTTGCTGGAAAATCATCGCGGATGGCGACGATGCCTTTGGCGCGATCTTCGAGGACGACATCCTGCTGTCCGAAGTGGCCGGCCCTATCCTCTCCGACGATGGATGGGTTCCGGCCGACGCCGATATCGTCAAGCTGGAAACGTACTTAAAGAAGACGGTCATCGCGATGAAGCGCACTTCCGTCGGCGGTCCGTTTTCAGTGGCCAGACTATATGGGTTCCACATCGGATCGGCCGGTTACATCCTTTCGAAGCGAGCAGCGCGCGATCTGATCACCCGAAGCCTCGATGCGCCCGCCGATCATTTTATCTTCGATCCGTCGCTTCCGACGTCGTCGAGCAAAGCGATCTACCAACTCTTACCCGCGCTATGCGTGCAACATGATCGTGTGCGCGAGAAGACCCCCGGATTGACCAGCCTACTTGGTGAGGAGCGGCTGGTGAAATCTGGGGCAAATTCTGCTGCAAAGAGGAGCCCGACCGAAAAGCTCGTGGTCGAAACGAGGCGCATAGGTCGGCAGATATTCGATATCTGCCGCTTCAGGCGCGAGCAGACCATCTCTCTGGCGTGA
- a CDS encoding TetR/AcrR family transcriptional regulator, which translates to MPDTQSPTRKRIVDAATKLFYAEGIGRVSVDAVAEEAGLTKRTLYYHFKSKDDLIAAYLDGRDQPNLKRMAGWFDAAEGSADRKVEAIFTNLARAARHPKWKGCGFLRTAAELASMPGHPAIKAGSRHKSNFETWLAGALSDHGVAEPQTLAREIVVLIDGSFSIMLIHRNPDYIEAAGRAAATLVRARISSSQV; encoded by the coding sequence ATGCCTGACACGCAAAGCCCTACCCGCAAGCGCATTGTCGATGCAGCGACCAAGCTCTTCTATGCCGAGGGAATCGGTCGCGTCAGCGTCGATGCCGTTGCCGAGGAAGCGGGTCTCACCAAGCGGACGCTCTACTACCATTTCAAGAGCAAGGACGACCTCATCGCCGCCTATCTCGATGGCCGCGACCAACCCAACCTGAAGCGGATGGCCGGCTGGTTCGATGCTGCCGAAGGCAGCGCGGATCGCAAGGTCGAGGCGATCTTCACCAATCTGGCGAGAGCCGCCCGCCATCCGAAATGGAAAGGATGCGGCTTCCTGCGCACGGCCGCCGAACTCGCCTCGATGCCTGGACATCCGGCGATCAAGGCCGGGTCGCGGCACAAGTCAAATTTCGAAACATGGCTGGCTGGCGCGCTGTCGGACCACGGCGTCGCTGAGCCGCAAACCTTGGCCCGCGAGATCGTCGTGCTGATCGACGGCTCCTTTTCGATCATGCTGATCCACCGCAACCCCGACTACATCGAGGCGGCCGGCCGCGCCGCGGCGACGCTTGTGCGGGCGCGCATTTCAAGCAGCCAGGTCTAG
- a CDS encoding glycosyltransferase, whose amino-acid sequence MLHLFNGFQNPFGGSDLEALELYRLLSADSEVRLWATTSRVSGELMRQFPIRRISPLTRNVPDGGTYVFLGAHWRNKVWPYLIPRPRRLIYVFNTFHPKVIALTTRMPPMLGWPAAELVLISDFQRRMLQIDGVVHPSPIEIGRFSPRLVRPAGPFTVGRLSRDAPDKHHADDVPLYEALLAEGAKVRIQGGMLLADKLAPHRQLELLPQGQFAAEEFLQTLDVFYYRTGSHVETFGRVVFEAMACGLPVVCHSHGGYADHIRHGENGFLFETTQQASRILADLKADPGLRATVGREARRTVEELFSSQAFRQRLDFYLR is encoded by the coding sequence ATGCTCCATCTGTTCAATGGCTTTCAGAACCCCTTTGGCGGCAGTGACCTTGAAGCCCTGGAACTGTACCGGCTGTTGAGCGCCGACTCCGAGGTGCGTCTGTGGGCAACCACCTCCAGGGTGTCCGGCGAATTGATGCGGCAATTCCCGATTCGCCGCATCTCGCCGCTAACGCGGAACGTGCCGGACGGCGGCACCTACGTCTTTCTCGGCGCGCATTGGCGCAACAAGGTGTGGCCCTACCTGATCCCGCGACCGCGCCGGCTGATCTATGTCTTCAACACCTTTCATCCGAAAGTCATCGCGCTGACGACGCGCATGCCACCTATGCTGGGCTGGCCCGCCGCCGAGCTGGTGCTGATTTCCGACTTTCAACGGCGCATGCTGCAAATCGACGGTGTCGTGCATCCGTCGCCGATCGAGATCGGACGTTTTTCGCCACGGCTGGTCCGACCGGCTGGTCCGTTCACGGTGGGGCGGTTGAGCCGCGACGCACCTGACAAGCATCACGCCGACGATGTGCCGCTCTATGAAGCATTGCTGGCGGAGGGCGCCAAGGTGCGGATTCAGGGCGGGATGCTGCTCGCGGACAAACTCGCGCCGCATCGGCAACTCGAACTCCTGCCGCAGGGCCAATTTGCGGCTGAAGAGTTCCTGCAGACGCTTGACGTGTTCTATTATCGCACCGGCTCGCACGTCGAGACGTTCGGTCGCGTGGTGTTCGAGGCGATGGCCTGTGGTTTGCCTGTGGTCTGTCATTCGCATGGCGGCTACGCTGACCATATCAGGCATGGCGAAAACGGTTTTCTGTTCGAGACGACACAACAAGCGTCACGGATCCTGGCCGATCTCAAAGCCGATCCGGGGCTGCGGGCGACAGTGGGGCGCGAGGCGCGGCGGACCGTTGAGGAGCTGTTTTCCTCGCAGGCGTTTCGACAGCGGCTGGATTTCTATCTGCGCTAG
- a CDS encoding DUF4142 domain-containing protein codes for MSIRHTAALAALLLLGTAPFAQAADKPTDPQIAHIAYTAGVIDVEAAKLAIEKSKTKAVVDFANDMVRDHEAVNVQALDLVKKLKVTPQDNATSQGLSKAAAEERAKLAKLDGAAFDKAYVDNEVAYHKQVNGALETLLIPSASNAELKSLLETGLKIFQGHEQHAEHVAGMLK; via the coding sequence ATGTCTATCCGACACACTGCCGCGCTCGCCGCCCTGCTGCTGCTTGGCACTGCCCCGTTCGCACAAGCCGCCGACAAGCCAACCGATCCGCAGATCGCCCACATCGCCTACACGGCCGGGGTCATCGATGTTGAAGCGGCCAAGCTGGCGATCGAGAAGTCAAAGACCAAGGCGGTCGTGGATTTCGCCAACGACATGGTGCGCGACCATGAAGCCGTGAATGTGCAGGCGCTCGACCTGGTGAAGAAACTCAAGGTCACGCCGCAAGACAACGCCACCAGCCAGGGGCTGAGCAAGGCGGCCGCCGAGGAGAGGGCCAAGCTCGCCAAGCTCGACGGCGCTGCCTTCGACAAGGCCTATGTCGACAATGAGGTCGCCTACCACAAGCAGGTCAACGGCGCGCTCGAAACGCTGCTCATTCCGTCGGCCAGCAATGCCGAACTGAAGAGCCTTCTGGAAACCGGCCTGAAGATATTCCAGGGCCATGAGCAGCATGCCGAACACGTCGCCGGCATGCTGAAGTAA
- a CDS encoding cupredoxin family copper-binding protein, with amino-acid sequence MPKRHLWIALMLAAGIVPAKAETIQVTIDRLVFSPATVEAKVGDTIEWVNKDVFAHTATVKGSWEVMIPPKKSASLTLKAAGPVDYFCRFHPNMKGRLVVAP; translated from the coding sequence ATGCCAAAACGCCATCTGTGGATTGCGTTGATGCTGGCCGCCGGTATCGTTCCGGCGAAAGCTGAAACCATCCAGGTCACCATCGACAGGCTGGTGTTCTCGCCAGCCACCGTCGAGGCGAAGGTCGGCGACACGATCGAGTGGGTGAACAAGGATGTGTTCGCCCACACGGCCACCGTGAAAGGTAGCTGGGAGGTGATGATCCCGCCGAAGAAATCCGCAAGCCTGACATTGAAGGCCGCGGGACCGGTCGACTATTTCTGCCGCTTTCACCCCAACATGAAAGGCCGCTTGGTGGTGGCGCCCTGA
- a CDS encoding GGDEF domain-containing protein, producing the protein MKLDLSPTSWGRVIAVTVAGTAFFIAVAFFVDSFNFPYLSPEAVWRAQMTDLMLPLGLGGSFLFFLMWKIRQLAIAQRDLSVVAATDSLTAVLNRGAFSMLVEAYLEETRKQEQPRSGALLIIDADHFKLINDRLGHDCGDQALKLIAQAIKGQLRGGDIVGRIGGEEFGVFLPGVDPSQSWVVAESIRRRIREMDFSPGGRPCPLSVSIGGTSFTGPITYEEIFSAADRRLYTAKSNGRDQVSFDPAGATPVPQPSVATVH; encoded by the coding sequence ATGAAGCTCGATCTGTCGCCGACGAGCTGGGGCAGGGTGATCGCCGTCACGGTAGCCGGTACGGCATTCTTCATTGCCGTGGCATTCTTCGTCGATTCCTTCAACTTCCCCTATCTTTCGCCCGAGGCCGTGTGGCGGGCGCAGATGACCGATCTGATGCTGCCTTTGGGGCTGGGCGGCTCGTTTCTGTTTTTCCTCATGTGGAAGATTCGCCAGCTGGCCATCGCCCAGCGCGACCTCAGCGTCGTTGCCGCGACCGACAGCCTGACGGCGGTGCTGAACCGAGGCGCCTTCTCGATGCTGGTCGAAGCCTATCTCGAAGAGACCCGCAAGCAGGAGCAGCCCCGCTCGGGGGCGCTGCTGATCATCGACGCCGACCATTTCAAGTTGATCAACGACCGCCTGGGCCATGACTGCGGCGATCAGGCGCTCAAGCTGATCGCGCAGGCCATCAAAGGGCAATTGCGTGGCGGCGATATTGTCGGCCGCATCGGCGGCGAAGAATTCGGCGTGTTTCTTCCAGGCGTCGATCCCTCCCAATCCTGGGTGGTTGCCGAAAGCATCCGCCGGCGCATCCGGGAGATGGACTTTTCGCCCGGCGGCAGACCTTGCCCGCTTTCCGTCAGCATCGGCGGCACGAGCTTTACCGGCCCGATCACCTATGAGGAGATCTTCTCCGCCGCCGACAGAAGGCTTTACACGGCCAAGTCGAACGGACGCGATCAGGTCAGCTTCGATCCGGCGGGCGCCACTCCGGTGCCTCAGCCCAGCGTCGCCACGGTGCATTGA
- a CDS encoding tyrosinase family protein — protein MVRVRKNAVKLTAAERDRFLLAIGKLNDAGLGPFKAFRDMHVALSADEAHGFPAFPPWHRAYLLDLERELQDVDDTVALPYWRFDEPAAALFAPAFLGMPPQNPMAGDVIQFPNGHPLEFWKTDGSDPIERRPRYNIVNAPPQSVPTPTGPQPWVISQDDTMKLGTSYADFRDLEGAPHGNAHTSFRGPISSVPTAAKDPLFFLLHANVDRLWAFWQWLNRRHDVNSTDSYSLAGPKRPPNDLGHKLGDTMWPWNGSRKPPRPTFPPPRGSFPPARTGTLPGPHPKVADMVDYQGVHGTESLGFDYDDVPFELNAGAIVA, from the coding sequence ATGGTGCGGGTCCGCAAGAACGCTGTAAAGCTCACGGCCGCGGAGCGGGACCGTTTCCTGCTGGCTATCGGCAAGCTCAACGATGCCGGACTTGGCCCTTTTAAGGCCTTTCGTGACATGCATGTCGCATTGTCGGCGGATGAGGCACATGGCTTCCCGGCATTTCCGCCGTGGCATCGGGCCTATCTTCTCGACCTGGAGCGTGAACTCCAAGATGTTGATGATACGGTAGCGCTCCCATATTGGCGCTTCGACGAACCAGCCGCGGCCCTTTTTGCACCGGCCTTCCTGGGAATGCCGCCGCAAAATCCGATGGCAGGCGATGTCATCCAGTTCCCGAACGGGCATCCGCTGGAGTTTTGGAAAACGGATGGCTCCGATCCGATTGAACGCCGGCCGCGATACAACATCGTGAACGCTCCCCCGCAGAGTGTGCCGACGCCGACAGGGCCGCAGCCTTGGGTAATCTCTCAGGATGACACCATGAAGCTCGGCACCAGCTATGCCGACTTTCGAGATCTGGAAGGCGCCCCCCACGGCAACGCCCATACAAGCTTTCGCGGCCCAATAAGCTCTGTGCCGACAGCCGCCAAGGATCCTTTGTTTTTTCTGCTCCATGCCAATGTGGACCGGCTGTGGGCGTTCTGGCAGTGGTTGAATCGGCGTCACGATGTGAACAGCACCGATAGCTACTCGCTCGCCGGGCCGAAGCGGCCGCCAAACGATCTTGGGCACAAGCTCGGCGATACGATGTGGCCTTGGAATGGATCAAGAAAGCCACCTCGGCCAACGTTTCCACCGCCCCGAGGCTCGTTTCCTCCCGCGCGCACCGGGACGCTTCCAGGTCCTCACCCAAAAGTCGCCGACATGGTAGACTACCAGGGTGTTCACGGAACGGAATCGCTTGGCTTCGACTACGATGACGTTCCGTTCGAACTCAATGCGGGAGCGATCGTGGCATGA
- a CDS encoding cystathionine beta-lyase translates to MAKDGSERSSGGMGINTRLAHSGNNPHDYFGFVNPPVVHASTVLYRDAASMAARSQKYTYGTRGTPTTDALAHAIDALEGSAGTIVVPSGLAAVTVPLLAFVSSGDHLLIVDTVYHPTRNFADTMLKRLGVEVEYYAPDLGAGIAALIKPNTKVVFTESPASNTFEVQDIPAIVKAAHAAGAIVMMDNTWATPLYFRPLDHGVDISIHAATKYPAGHSDVLLGTVSANEDCWKHLYESFCTLGCCAGPDDVYQVLRGLRTMGVRLEHHQRSTLAIASWLEGQKGVARVLHPALPSHPDHDLWKRDFSGSSGIFSIVLAGGGQKQQHAFLDALRIFGLGYSWGGYESLAVPVWLGDRVVAKAPYEGPLIRLQIGLEDVDDLKADISRGLAAAAAA, encoded by the coding sequence ATGGCGAAAGACGGCAGCGAGCGCTCCAGCGGCGGGATGGGCATCAACACGCGGCTTGCCCATTCGGGCAACAATCCGCATGACTATTTCGGCTTCGTCAATCCGCCGGTGGTGCATGCCTCGACCGTGCTTTATCGGGACGCGGCTTCGATGGCGGCACGCAGCCAGAAATACACTTACGGCACGCGCGGCACACCGACGACCGATGCGCTTGCCCACGCCATAGACGCGCTGGAAGGCTCGGCCGGCACGATCGTGGTGCCGTCGGGTCTTGCGGCGGTGACCGTGCCGCTGCTCGCCTTCGTGTCGTCGGGCGACCATCTGCTGATCGTCGATACCGTCTATCACCCGACCCGCAACTTCGCCGACACGATGCTGAAGCGGCTGGGTGTGGAGGTCGAGTACTACGCCCCCGATCTCGGTGCCGGCATCGCTGCGTTGATCAAGCCCAACACCAAGGTGGTGTTCACGGAATCGCCGGCCTCCAACACATTCGAGGTGCAGGACATCCCGGCCATCGTCAAGGCGGCGCACGCCGCGGGCGCCATCGTCATGATGGACAACACCTGGGCGACGCCGCTGTATTTCCGTCCGCTCGACCACGGTGTCGACATCTCGATCCATGCGGCGACGAAGTACCCGGCCGGCCATTCCGACGTGCTGCTTGGCACGGTGTCGGCCAATGAGGACTGCTGGAAGCATCTTTACGAAAGCTTCTGCACGCTTGGCTGCTGCGCCGGGCCCGACGACGTCTACCAGGTGCTGCGCGGCCTGCGCACCATGGGCGTGCGTCTCGAACACCATCAGCGCAGCACGCTTGCAATCGCCTCCTGGCTCGAGGGCCAGAAGGGCGTGGCGCGCGTGCTCCACCCTGCCCTTCCCAGCCATCCGGACCACGATCTGTGGAAGCGCGACTTCTCCGGCTCGAGCGGCATCTTTTCCATCGTGCTTGCCGGCGGCGGCCAGAAGCAGCAGCACGCCTTCCTCGACGCGCTGCGGATCTTCGGCCTCGGCTATTCCTGGGGCGGCTATGAGAGCCTTGCCGTGCCGGTCTGGCTCGGCGACCGCGTCGTTGCGAAAGCGCCCTATGAGGGTCCGTTGATCCGCCTGCAGATCGGGCTCGAGGATGTCGACGACCTGAAGGCCGATATTTCACGCGGCCTGGCCGCCGCGGCGGCTGCGTGA
- a CDS encoding HPP family protein — MAFRLFVPILAGATLRERLVACIGATIGIALTGVIASLVLGNGPHVPLLVAPMGASAVLLFAVPASPLAQPWSIIGGNTISALVGVIVAHFIHETALASGIAVALAIAAMSFTRCLHPPGGAAALTAVLGGPAVISAGFLFPFVPVALNSILLVALGYGFHRLARRNYPHVPAAAPANSHGTVDPPAQSRVGFRSEDIDAALGALDETFDIDRNDLDRLLRQVELQAMVRAHKTLLCEDIMSRDVISVDAHTSADAARQLLLDHNIRTLPVVNAEARLAGTVGLRELTLASGTVGSVITPAATAAAGFTAMGLLPVLTDGRSHAVIIVDDDKRILGLITQTDLLAATARLQAA; from the coding sequence ATGGCCTTCCGCCTTTTTGTTCCCATTCTTGCCGGCGCGACGCTGCGCGAGCGTCTCGTCGCCTGTATCGGCGCGACGATCGGCATTGCGCTCACCGGGGTGATCGCCAGCCTCGTGCTCGGCAACGGTCCGCACGTGCCGTTGCTGGTGGCGCCGATGGGGGCGTCGGCGGTGCTGCTGTTCGCGGTGCCGGCCAGTCCGCTGGCGCAGCCATGGTCGATCATCGGCGGCAACACGATATCGGCACTGGTTGGCGTGATCGTGGCGCATTTCATCCACGAAACCGCCCTTGCCAGCGGCATCGCGGTGGCATTGGCCATCGCCGCCATGTCGTTCACGCGCTGCCTGCATCCGCCAGGCGGAGCGGCCGCGCTGACCGCGGTGCTGGGTGGGCCCGCCGTCATCAGCGCCGGCTTCCTGTTTCCATTCGTGCCGGTGGCGTTGAACTCGATCCTGCTGGTGGCGCTCGGCTACGGCTTCCACAGGCTGGCCCGGCGCAATTATCCGCATGTGCCGGCTGCAGCACCTGCCAACAGCCACGGCACCGTCGATCCACCGGCACAGTCGCGCGTCGGCTTTCGATCCGAAGACATCGATGCAGCACTTGGCGCACTCGACGAGACGTTCGATATCGATCGCAACGATCTCGACCGACTGCTGCGGCAAGTCGAATTGCAGGCGATGGTGCGCGCGCACAAGACCCTTCTGTGCGAGGATATCATGTCGCGCGATGTGATCTCGGTCGACGCGCACACCTCGGCCGACGCGGCGCGCCAATTGCTGCTTGACCATAACATCCGTACCTTGCCGGTCGTCAACGCCGAGGCAAGGCTGGCAGGCACCGTGGGGTTGCGGGAACTGACCCTGGCCTCCGGCACGGTTGGATCCGTGATAACGCCCGCGGCGACAGCAGCCGCCGGTTTCACCGCCATGGGTCTGCTGCCCGTGCTCACCGACGGCCGCAGCCATGCCGTCATCATTGTCGACGACGACAAGCGGATTCTCGGGCTGATCACCCAGACCGATCTCCTGGCGGCCACGGCGCGCCTGCAGGCTGCCTGA